The sequence AAAATAGTATGCAGGTCAGTTGTTTCCAAAAGCTTTTTACGAACTGTTTCACCTGCGCCGCCTTCAAACAATACATTGTCGGGAACGACAACCGCCGCCTTTCCTGTAGTTTTCAGCATGGTGCGGATATGCTGAACAAAGTTTAATTGCTTGTTGCTGGTGGTTGCCCAAAAATCCTGACGGTTGTATGTTAAATCATCTTTCTCTTGTTCGCCTGCATCATTGGTAAATGTCTGACTGCTCTTTTTACCAAATGGCGGATTAGTTAAGACATAATCATAAGTAATCGGTGACGCCGCTATTAAGGCATCGGCAGGTGAAATAAAGTTATCACTCTCAATGTCGCCTATGTTGTGTAAAAACATATTCATCAAAGCCAGTCGCCTTGTTGCGGCTACAATTTCATTGCCGAAAAAAGTTGAGTTTTTCAAAAACTTGTTTTGTTCTTTATCTAATTTATAGTTATTTACAATGTAATCATACTCTGCCAAAAAGAATCCGGCTGTACCACTTGCCGGGTCGGCGAAGGTTTTCATTGGTTGTGGCTGAATACACTCTACCATTGCACGAATCAATGGGCGCGGCGTAAAGTACTGCCCTGCGCCGCTCTTTACATCTTGTGCATTCTGCTCTAACAGCTTTTCATAAATATCACCTTTCACATCAGCGCCCATTACCAGCCATTGTTCGCTGTCGATCATATCTATTATTTTAGCCAGCATAGCAGGGTCTTGAATCTTGTTTTGGCTCTTGGTAAATATCTGCCCCAATATTCCTTTTTGCTTACTCAACTCCCTTAGTAAAGCGACATAATGTAATTCTAAATCTGCACCCTTTAAGGCAGTTAAGCTTTCCCAGTTGAATGCCTTAGGAATATTTAGTTTTCGATTATGCGGCGG comes from Deltaproteobacteria bacterium and encodes:
- a CDS encoding class I SAM-dependent DNA methyltransferase: MSNNTSSIVSKVWSFCNPLRDVGVGYGDYLEQLTYLLFLKMADEYSKPPHNRKLNIPKAFNWESLTALKGADLELHYVALLRELSKQKGILGQIFTKSQNKIQDPAMLAKIIDMIDSEQWLVMGADVKGDIYEKLLEQNAQDVKSGAGQYFTPRPLIRAMVECIQPQPMKTFADPASGTAGFFLAEYDYIVNNYKLDKEQNKFLKNSTFFGNEIVAATRRLALMNMFLHNIGDIESDNFISPADALIAASPITYDYVLTNPPFGKKSSQTFTNDAGEQEKDDLTYNRQDFWATTSNKQLNFVQHIRTMLKTTGKAAVVVPDNVLFEGGAGETVRKKLLETTDLHTILRLPTGIFYAQGVKANVIFFDNKPASKDHWSKEIWVYDYRTNIHHTLKKNPLKLDDLRDFISCYNPTNRHKRKEIFNAVSNLEGRWRKFTYDEIIARDKTSLDIAWLKDKSLADLDNLPDPEELAEDIIENLEAGLESFREIMVKLNTK